A genomic stretch from Tribolium castaneum strain GA2 chromosome 6, icTriCast1.1, whole genome shotgun sequence includes:
- the LOC660896 gene encoding pickpocket protein 28, which translates to MTSSEVPPPTFFKKVRNYFREYCVCTSIHGFRYFGEKRTIFERVWWFINFVICLTACVYFIYAVYKKWDTSPVIVTFATTGTPIFDIPFPSVTICPESKSVQSIFNYTKVLQMKEDRLNVTLTENTNFNYLSLLCDLRDDEFYSNFTDYKFTYPDELFNVINEVKPKFNVQGCRYMGRDINCKYLFTPILTDEGVCYTFNMLDRSEIFNEEVVHFRNYHQVGRVSHQWTMKDGYTQDAGIYAYPRRALYAGATNGLTFNILTQKEDLDYACTSMQGYRVLLHTPIRLPRPSQQYFQLPLDQRVVGAIHPIMITTSESVKKFRPEKRECYFPTDRKLKYFKIYSALNCMMECLTNYTLDVCGCVNFFMPRENGTKVCGTRYIECLIYAEAAMQVKHLKNQLNQTKLQKSPDRDVDCNCLPICDDLTYEVDISQSNWDWEKQKAAQRQKYQNYSTDKTHMSSLTIYFDTNNFIRSQRNELYGPTDFLANFGGLLGLFTGFSILSLLEIIYFLSVRMICNWYLYGFWAGPEP; encoded by the exons ATGACGTCGAGCGAAGTCCCACCTCCGACTTTCTTCAAAAAAGTGCGAAATTATTTTCGGGAATATTGTGTGTGCACGAGCATCCATGGCTTCCGGTATTTCGGCGAAAAACGCACCATTTTCGAACG AGTTTGGTGGTTTATTAATTTCGTGATTTGTCTCACCGCGTGTGTGTATTTCATATACGCGGTGTACAAAAAGTGGGACACTAGTCCGGTAATTGTCACTTTTGCAACGACCGGAACTCCGATTTTTGATATTCCGTTTCCTTCGGTTACGATTTGCCCGGAGTCTAAGTCAGTTCAGAGCatttttaattacacaaaAGTGCTCCAAATGAAGGAAGATCGGCTGAATGTGACACTGACCGA gaatacaaattttaattacttgtcGTTATTGTGCGACCTTCGAGACGAcgaattttattcaaacttcACCGATTACAAATTTACTTATCCTGATGAGCTTTTCAATGTAATTAACGAGGTTAAGCCAAAATTTAACGTCCAAGGTTGTCGTTATATGGGGCGGGACATAAACTGCAAGTATCTTTTCACCCCGATTTTGACAGACGAAGGGGTTTGTTACACTTTTAATATGCTTGATCGGAGTGAAATTTTCAATGAGGAAGT GGTGCATTTTCGTAATTATCACCAAGTGGGCCGCGTGTCCCATCAGTGGACCATGAAGGATGGGTACACCCAGGACGCTGGGATTTACGCCTACCCTCGACGTGCCCTTTACGCCGGGGCTACCAATGGGctaacttttaatattttgaccCAGAAAGAGGACCTAGACTACGCTTGTACGTCCATGCAAGGGTATAGGGTATTGTTGCATACGCCCATAAGGTTGCCCAGACCTAGCCAACAATATTTCCAACTCCCTTTGGACCAGAGAGTTGTCGGTGCAATTCATCCCATTATGATCACGACTTCTGAGtcggtgaaaaaatttcgACCGGAAAAAAGGGAATGCTACTTTCCGACCGATCGtaaattgaaatatttcaaGATTTATTCGGCCTTAAATTGCATGATGGAATGCCTTACAAATTACACGTTGGATGTGTGTGGGTGTGTCAACTTTTTCATGCCAA GAGAAAACGGGACAAAAGTCTGCGGTACGCGCTACATCGAATGCTTGATTTACGCCGaag CCGCCATGCAAGTGAAGCATCTCAAAAACCAACTCAATCAAACGAAACTTCAAAAAAGCCCGGATCGTGACGTTGATTGCAATTGTTTGCCGATTTGCGACGACCTAACTTACGAAGTGGACATTTCGCAGAGCAACTGGGACTGGGAAAAGCAAAAAGCTGCCCAGAgacaaaaataccaaaattaCAGCACGGATAA GACACACATGTCTTCATTGACGATATATTTCGACACTAACAACTTCATCCGATCGCAACGTAACGAGCTTTACGGTCCGACCGATTTCCTGGCGAATTTCGGCGGCCTTTTGGGGCTCTTTACCGGATTTTCGATCCTGTCGCTGCTGGAAATCATCTATTTCTTGTCGGTTAGGATGATTTGTAACTGGTATTTGTACGGGTTTTGGGCCGGACCAGAGCcttaa
- the LOC107398538 gene encoding pickpocket protein 28-like, producing the protein MKPSAIPPLPFIKKLRNYFREYCVCTSIHGFRYFGEKRTIFERIWWFINFVICLAACGYFIHAVYQKWDSSPVIVSFATTRTVIFDIPFPSVTICPESKVVPSIFNYTKVLQKKENWLNVTEAENTNFNYLALLCDPREIDFYFNFTDYEQTYSDEFFNVINEVKPKFNVQDCRYMGRSRNCKELFTPILTDEGVCYTFNMLDRREIFNAEVVNFRNYHHVGRLSHRWSMSNGYAQDAQIRTYPQRALYPGARNGLTFNIMTKNEDLDYACTSMQGYKVLLHTPIRLPRPSQQFFQLPLDQRVVGAIHPIIITTSESVKKFPPEKRECYFPTDRKLKFFKIYSALNCRLECLTNYTLKMCRCVNFFMPRENGTKICGTGNIDCLLYTEAVMQLKHLRSQLNETKHGKISGSGLDCKCLPICDDITYEVDVSQSNWDWRKQIVALGPKYQNYSTDKIHMSTLTLFFEYNSFIRSQRNELYGPTDFLANFGGLLGLFTGFSILSLLEIIYFLSVRMICNRYLYGFWAGPQM; encoded by the exons ATGAAGCCGAGCGCGATCCCACCTTTgccttttatcaaaaaattgcgAAATTATTTTAGAGAGTATTGTGTGTGCACGAGCATTCATGGTTTCCGCTATTTCGGCGAAAAACGCACCATTTTCGAACG aATTTGGTGGTTTATTAATTTCGTGATTTGTCTCGCCGCTTGTGGGTATTTCATACACGCTGTGTACCAAAAGTGGGACTCTAGTCCGGTAATTGTCTCTTTTGCAACGACCAGAACTGTGATTTTCGATATCCCGTTTCCTTCGGTTACGATTTGTCCGGAGTCGAAAGTCGTTCCgagtatttttaattacacgAAAGTGCTCCAAAAGAAGGAAAATTGGCTTAATGTGACGGAAGCCGA aaatacaaattttaattacttggCATTACTGTGTGATCCTCGAGAgatcgatttttattttaacttcaCTGATTACGAACAAACTTATTCAGATGAGTTTTTCAACGTAATTAACGAGGTTAAGCCAAAATTTAACGTCCAAGATTGTCGTTATATGGGGCGGAGCAGAAACTGCAAGGAGCTTTTTACCCCAATTTTGACAGACGAAGGGGTTTGTTACACTTTTAATATGCTTGATCGGAGGGAAATTTTCAATGCGGAAGT GGttaattttcgtaattacCACCACGTGGGTCGCCTGTCCCATCGCTGGTCCATGAGCAATGGGTACGCCCAGGACGCACAGATTCGCACTTACCCACAACGAGCTCTTTACCCCGGTGCTCGAAACGGCCTAACTTTCAATATTATGACCAAAAATGAGGACCTAGACTACGCTTGCACCTCCATGCAAGGGTACAAGGTGTTGTTGCATACACCCATAAGGTTGCCCAGACCCagccaacaattttttcaactcCCTTTGGACCAGAGAGTTGTCGGTGCAATTCATCCCATCATAATCACAACTTCTGaatcggtgaaaaaatttccacCGGAAAAACGGGAGTGTTACTTCCCCACTGACCGcaagttgaaattttttaagatttattCGGCGCTAAATTGCAGGCTTGAATGTCTCACGAACTACACCTTAAAAATGTGTCGGTGTGTCAACTTTTTCATGCCAc GGGAGAATGGGACAAAAATTTGCGGTACGGGCAACATCGACTGCTTGCTTTACACCGAAG CTGTGATGCAACTCAAGCATCTCAGAAGCCAGCTCAATGAAACCAAACATGGAAAAATCTCCGGTAGTGGCTTGGATTGTAAATGTTTGCCGATTTGCGACGACATAACTTACGAAGTGGACGTTTCGCAAAGTAACTGGGATTGGAGAAAACAGATAGTGGCTCTAGGGCCGAAATATCAGAACTATAGCACTGATAA GATACACATGTCCACACTGACGCTCTTTTTCGAATATAACAGTTTCATTCGATCGCAACGTAATGAGCTTTACGGCCCGACCGATTTTTTGGCGAATTTTGGCGGACTTTTGGGGCTTTTTACCGGATTTTCTATCCTTTCGCTGctggaaattatttatttcttgtcGGTTAGGATGATTTGCAACCGGTATTTGTACGGGTTTTGGGCAGGGCCTCAAATGTAG